TTGGAGCGCGCATGCGGTACGCGTTTCAGACACCTTCCTTATACATTAGACATTGGGGGAAATGCAACAAAATGTGGAAAACTCTATACAGTTGTGGATAACTTAGATAGTCTGATTTACGCAGGGCAAGCAGCCCTATTTTCTACGCCCAAACAAACACCGAAGTGACCGAGGAAAAGAACACTTTAATCTGGAAAACGATAATGAAGGAGATGAAGTCCGCCTTCAACCCTGCGTTGCAGCAGGTCATCTCCAAAAGTTGCTCTTTGCGCTCTATTTCTGATGGGGTAGCCGATATATCTGTGGATAACACGGTAACTGGAAAACTAATCCGGAAGTATGCTTTTGAGAGCATGACGGAACACCTTACCGCGGCTTCAGGGGAACCTGTACGTGAGCTTATTTTCACCGTTGTTGCGCCTAGTAAAGAGGCGAAGAAAAACCAGTCTACCCACATGGAGAGTGCAGAGCCTAAGAAGCAAGAGCTTTTTACTTCTCACCGGGGAACTATAGAGCCTGATGGACGGGTGACATCCAACCTAAACCCTAAGTACACCTTTGCCAACTTCATTGTAGGTAAGCGAAACCAAGTAGCTCATGCCGCAGCTATTGCGGTAGCTGAAACACCGGGCAGTGTTTACAACCCACTCTACCTTTATGGGGGAGTAGGCCTTGGGAAAACCCACCTCATGCAGGCAATTGGGAACTATGTTCTCCAGAACGACCCTTCCAAGAAAGTTCTCTACATTACCTCTGAGACTTTCATGAATGAGTTTGTGGCAAGTATCCGTGGTGGTGCTGGTAAGGATGATTTCAAGAAGAAATACCGCAATGTAGATGTCCTTCTTGTGGATGACATTCAGTTCCTTGCAGGTAAAGACGGTACACAGGAAGAGTTCTTTCACACCTTCAATGCACTCCATCAAACAAACCGGCAGATTATCATCACGTCCGACCAGCCCCCAGTAGCCCTCAAAGACCTCGAGGAACGCCT
This genomic stretch from Verrucomicrobiia bacterium harbors:
- the dnaA gene encoding chromosomal replication initiator protein DnaA, whose translation is MKSAFNPALQQVISKSCSLRSISDGVADISVDNTVTGKLIRKYAFESMTEHLTAASGEPVRELIFTVVAPSKEAKKNQSTHMESAEPKKQELFTSHRGTIEPDGRVTSNLNPKYTFANFIVGKRNQVAHAAAIAVAETPGSVYNPLYLYGGVGLGKTHLMQAIGNYVLQNDPSKKVLYITSETFMNEFVASIRGGAGKDDFKKKYRNVDVLLVDDIQFLAGKDGTQEEFFHTFNALHQTNRQIIITSDQPPVALKDLEERLSSRFSMGMVANMQLPELETRQAILMSKAQERGIFLPPDALEYIANSIETNIRELEGALSRVVLEIHATGKRNPSLTDVKEALRGMVGEPRVQKKSIVQEWMELVCDFYQIDKEDITGPRRQQEFVRPRQILMYIMKYEV